In a genomic window of Allomeiothermus silvanus DSM 9946:
- a CDS encoding bifunctional rhamnulose-1-phosphate aldolase/short-chain dehydrogenase produces MPKNLWNEAKAPAGEGLAALAYRSRLLGADRSLVNLYGGNTSCKSLEHDHLGRAVEVLWVKGSGSDMADITEKGFAGLKLAEVLPLFGREAMSDEEMVAYLERCAFEPGRPRQSIETLLHAFIPARHVDHTHPDAVISLACSPQGRSLVREIYGERAAWVDYIRPGFTLAKQIGQAVRENPQVECVIMAKHGLVTWGETSRECYENTLRIIGEAEAYFRRAQRGVAYFRRAQRGVAYLARQTHARSLRVSLLPEPERKRWVAKLMPVLRGAMGGERPSVLCYDDSPEVLAFVGAEGAKALSQVGAACPDHLVHTKRVPLFLDWAPEQGEQALLERARAGVQAFAEEYRRYFEAHRGEGDRMFPPTPRVILIPGLGMITSGGDAWAAEVSRQLYHRAIAVMHQAQGGFVSLSEAESYAIEYWPLELYKLTLRPPPKALEGRIALVTGAASGIGKAIAHRLAAEGAHVVIADINTSGAEAVAAEIRRSRGYRKALALGMDVTDQDAVEAVFERTALEYGGVDLVVNNAGISASAPIEETSLEMWNRNLGILATGYFLVSRAAFRMWKTQGIGGNLIFIGSKNSVAAGKNAAAYSAAKAAELHLARCLAEEGGAYGIRVNSVLPDAVLAGSSIWNSSWRAERAATYGIREDQLEEFYRARTTLKVSIYPEDVAEAVYFFASPASSKTTGGVLTVDGGVPAAYMR; encoded by the coding sequence ATGCCCAAAAATCTGTGGAATGAGGCCAAAGCCCCTGCCGGCGAGGGGCTGGCGGCCCTGGCTTACCGCTCCCGGCTGCTGGGGGCTGACCGTAGCCTGGTCAACCTGTATGGGGGCAACACCAGTTGCAAAAGCCTCGAGCACGATCACCTGGGCCGGGCCGTGGAGGTGCTCTGGGTCAAAGGCTCAGGCTCGGATATGGCCGATATCACCGAGAAAGGCTTTGCCGGGCTCAAGCTCGCGGAGGTCTTGCCCCTCTTCGGGCGCGAGGCCATGAGCGACGAGGAGATGGTGGCTTACCTCGAGCGCTGCGCGTTCGAGCCCGGTCGCCCGCGCCAGTCCATAGAGACCTTGCTGCATGCTTTCATACCGGCCCGGCACGTGGATCACACCCACCCCGACGCCGTCATCAGCCTGGCCTGTTCACCCCAGGGGCGCTCACTGGTGCGGGAGATCTACGGCGAGCGGGCGGCCTGGGTGGACTATATCCGCCCCGGCTTCACCCTCGCCAAGCAGATTGGCCAGGCGGTGCGGGAAAACCCCCAGGTAGAGTGTGTGATCATGGCTAAGCACGGGCTGGTAACCTGGGGCGAGACCTCCCGAGAGTGCTACGAAAACACCCTGCGCATCATCGGGGAAGCCGAGGCGTATTTTCGCCGAGCGCAGCGAGGGGTGGCGTATTTTCGCCGAGCGCAGCGAGGGGTGGCCTATCTGGCCCGGCAAACCCATGCCCGCTCCCTGAGGGTCAGCCTGCTGCCCGAGCCTGAGCGCAAGCGCTGGGTGGCAAAGCTGATGCCGGTGCTGCGCGGGGCGATGGGCGGGGAGCGGCCCAGCGTACTCTGTTACGACGACAGCCCGGAGGTGCTGGCATTCGTCGGCGCGGAGGGGGCCAAAGCGCTTTCCCAGGTGGGGGCGGCTTGCCCCGACCACCTAGTCCACACCAAACGGGTCCCGCTCTTCTTGGACTGGGCCCCTGAGCAAGGGGAGCAGGCGCTGCTCGAGCGGGCCCGTGCGGGTGTGCAGGCCTTTGCTGAGGAGTACCGCCGCTACTTCGAAGCTCACCGCGGCGAGGGGGACCGGATGTTTCCCCCCACCCCGCGGGTCATTTTGATCCCTGGCCTAGGCATGATCACCAGCGGGGGCGACGCCTGGGCAGCCGAGGTCAGCCGCCAGCTCTACCACCGCGCCATAGCGGTCATGCACCAAGCCCAAGGCGGTTTTGTCTCGCTCTCCGAGGCAGAGTCTTACGCCATCGAGTACTGGCCGCTCGAGCTCTACAAGCTCACCCTCCGCCCTCCCCCAAAAGCGCTCGAGGGCCGAATAGCCCTGGTCACCGGGGCAGCCTCAGGGATCGGTAAGGCCATCGCCCACCGGCTGGCCGCCGAGGGGGCCCACGTGGTCATCGCGGACATCAACACCTCGGGCGCAGAGGCCGTCGCCGCGGAGATCCGCCGCAGCAGAGGCTATCGCAAAGCCTTGGCGCTAGGGATGGACGTGACCGACCAGGATGCGGTCGAGGCTGTGTTCGAGCGGACCGCACTCGAGTACGGCGGGGTAGACCTCGTGGTGAACAACGCCGGAATCTCGGCCTCGGCCCCCATCGAGGAGACCAGCCTAGAGATGTGGAACCGCAACCTGGGCATCTTGGCGACTGGGTACTTCTTGGTCTCGCGAGCTGCCTTTCGGATGTGGAAAACCCAAGGAATCGGGGGGAACCTGATCTTCATCGGCTCGAAGAACTCGGTAGCGGCAGGTAAGAACGCCGCCGCCTACTCCGCGGCCAAGGCCGCCGAGCTGCACCTGGCCCGCTGCCTAGCCGAGGAGGGCGGAGCTTATGGCATCCGGGTCAACAGCGTGCTGCCCGACGCGGTGCTGGCCGGTTCTTCGATCTGGAACTCCTCCTGGCGGGCTGAGCGGGCCGCTACCTACGGCATCCGCGAGGACCAGCTCGAGGAGTTTTACCGCGCGCGCACCACCCTCAAGGTGAGCATCTACCCCGAGGATGTCGCCGAGGCGGTGTACTTCTTCGCCTCTCCGGCTTCGAGCAAGACCACCGGCGGGGTGCTCACCGTGGACGGTGGGGTGCCCGCAGCCTACATGCGCTAG
- a CDS encoding IS982 family transposase, translating to MVFIAMRNHPRYQHSLEELFLRVFILVDDWLKANQERFRLPVQANQVASYSELFTIALVGELLAQPYESVWYWLVRQNHRGLFPRLPEYSRYHRIVRNAEPLWAELAQSLAAKEDEDWGIEVIDTKPLPIAKGKRWEWAKMPEASKGFSTMGMVWGFKLHAVVSLGGLFRRWAFVPAHAHESRVVEGLLGRATLGDRAYVGTGVYCPSRKNMKRQTFWPRALSRLRKRIETSFSSLVRSLHLHVGQVKTFWSLRARVNLKIAAHNLMHSGVLV from the coding sequence ATGGTCTTCATTGCTATGAGAAACCATCCCCGCTATCAGCATAGCCTGGAGGAACTGTTTTTGAGGGTCTTCATCCTGGTGGATGACTGGCTCAAAGCCAACCAGGAGCGCTTCAGGCTACCGGTGCAAGCCAACCAGGTGGCCAGCTACAGCGAGTTATTCACCATAGCCCTGGTAGGTGAACTGTTGGCCCAACCCTACGAGTCGGTGTGGTACTGGCTGGTGCGTCAGAATCATCGGGGCTTGTTCCCGCGACTACCCGAGTACAGCCGTTACCATCGGATCGTGCGCAATGCGGAGCCCCTATGGGCCGAGCTCGCTCAATCGCTAGCCGCCAAGGAGGATGAGGATTGGGGGATTGAGGTCATCGACACCAAGCCCCTCCCCATCGCCAAGGGTAAGCGTTGGGAATGGGCCAAGATGCCCGAGGCCAGCAAGGGCTTCAGCACCATGGGGATGGTCTGGGGCTTTAAGCTGCACGCGGTGGTGAGCCTGGGGGGGCTGTTCCGACGTTGGGCCTTTGTGCCTGCGCACGCGCACGAGAGCCGTGTGGTCGAGGGACTGCTTGGGAGGGCCACGCTAGGGGACAGGGCTTACGTAGGCACGGGGGTGTACTGTCCCAGCCGCAAGAACATGAAGCGCCAGACCTTCTGGCCCAGGGCTTTATCCAGGCTGCGTAAACGCATCGAGACCAGTTTCAGTTCCCTGGTCCGCTCGCTTCACCTGCACGTGGGGCAGGTCAAGACCTTCTGGTCTTTACGAGCCAGGGTCAACCTCAAAATCGCTGCCCACAACCTCATGCACTCAGGTGTGTTGGTCTGA
- a CDS encoding NAD(P)/FAD-dependent oxidoreductase translates to MGGGMAADAALRGIRELDPMGTVGMVSAEPHPPYNRPPLSKGLWKGQSVDEIWRHADDLAAEVHLGHRIVALDLERSQATDEQGQVYGFEKVLLATGSTPRRFPFGGTDILYYRTYDDYRHLRALAQHAESFAVIGGGFIGSEMAAALRFANKRVTLIFPEGGIGARLFPADLARFLVDFYREKGVEVRPGEGVVGLERQGQDLNLQLQSGQTLTVQGVVAGIGVFPSIELAQQAGLRVEDGIVVNELGQTDAPNVYAAGDVARFYNPALQAWLRVEHEDHANTHGLTVGRNMAGAHEPYHHLPFFYSDLFELGYEAVGILDSRLETVSDWKDPFREGVVYYLEQGRLRGVLLWNTWGKVDAARALIAEQGPFRPQDLQGRLG, encoded by the coding sequence GTGGGCGGGGGCATGGCTGCGGACGCGGCGCTACGGGGAATCCGCGAACTCGATCCGATGGGCACAGTGGGGATGGTAAGCGCCGAGCCCCACCCACCCTATAACCGTCCGCCGCTTTCCAAGGGGCTGTGGAAGGGCCAATCGGTGGATGAAATCTGGCGGCACGCCGATGACCTGGCCGCCGAGGTCCACCTGGGGCATCGCATTGTGGCGCTCGACCTCGAGCGCTCCCAGGCCACCGATGAGCAGGGCCAGGTATATGGCTTCGAAAAGGTTCTCCTGGCGACCGGGAGCACCCCCCGTCGCTTCCCCTTCGGTGGAACCGACATCCTCTACTACCGCACCTACGACGATTATCGGCATCTGCGGGCTTTAGCCCAGCATGCTGAATCCTTTGCGGTGATCGGCGGGGGTTTCATCGGTTCGGAGATGGCTGCGGCGCTGAGGTTTGCCAACAAGCGCGTTACCCTGATATTTCCTGAGGGAGGGATTGGAGCACGGTTATTTCCTGCCGATCTGGCCCGCTTCTTGGTGGATTTTTACCGGGAAAAAGGCGTAGAGGTACGGCCCGGCGAAGGAGTGGTGGGCCTCGAGCGGCAGGGGCAGGATTTGAATCTCCAGTTACAAAGTGGCCAAACGCTGACGGTCCAAGGGGTAGTGGCCGGCATCGGGGTCTTCCCCAGCATTGAGCTAGCCCAGCAGGCGGGCCTGCGGGTGGAGGACGGGATCGTGGTCAACGAGCTAGGTCAGACCGATGCCCCCAACGTCTACGCCGCGGGGGACGTGGCCCGCTTTTATAACCCGGCCCTCCAGGCCTGGCTGCGGGTGGAGCATGAAGACCACGCCAACACCCACGGCCTCACGGTAGGGCGCAATATGGCCGGGGCCCACGAGCCTTATCACCACTTGCCCTTCTTCTACTCCGATCTTTTCGAGCTGGGCTACGAGGCAGTGGGAATCCTGGATTCCCGCCTGGAGACGGTGAGCGATTGGAAAGACCCCTTCCGCGAAGGGGTGGTCTATTACCTCGAGCAGGGCCGCCTTCGTGGGGTGCTGTTGTGGAACACCTGGGGCAAGGTCGATGCGGCCCGGGCCCTGATCGCCGAACAAGGCCCCTTTAGGCCACAGGACTTGCAAGGAAGGTTGGGGTAA
- a CDS encoding IS630 family transposase: protein MRRGRPSKKLFFTVFLLKYLFPWLLLEVWAFDEHRLGLKPVYRRVWAPRGLLCPKGKHVKTPLAWVRPRYRWLYVYGFVRPNTGESEFWLLPAVNGEAFSEVLRGFARLRGAGEGKVVLVLLDRAGWHVSRRVEVPEGVALDYLPPYSPELQPAERMWPLVNEAVANRYFETLEAMMAVVAERCQVLSADPATVRKHTLFHWWPRMKEST, encoded by the coding sequence TTGCGGAGGGGGAGGCCTTCAAAAAAACTCTTCTTCACGGTCTTCCTCCTGAAGTACCTCTTCCCCTGGCTCTTGCTGGAGGTCTGGGCGTTTGATGAGCATCGCCTGGGGCTGAAGCCGGTGTACCGGCGGGTGTGGGCGCCCCGGGGGCTGCTTTGCCCGAAGGGCAAACACGTGAAGACGCCCTTGGCCTGGGTGCGGCCGCGGTACCGGTGGCTGTATGTGTACGGTTTCGTACGCCCCAATACAGGGGAGAGCGAGTTCTGGCTTTTGCCTGCGGTGAACGGGGAAGCCTTCTCGGAGGTGCTGCGGGGGTTTGCTCGGTTGCGGGGGGCTGGGGAGGGAAAGGTGGTGCTGGTGCTTTTGGACCGGGCGGGGTGGCACGTCTCCCGGCGGGTGGAGGTGCCCGAGGGGGTGGCCCTGGATTACCTGCCGCCCTATTCGCCGGAGCTACAACCGGCGGAGCGGATGTGGCCGTTGGTGAACGAGGCGGTGGCCAACCGGTACTTTGAGACGCTGGAGGCGATGATGGCGGTGGTGGCGGAGCGCTGTCAGGTGCTTTCGGCAGACCCGGCTACGGTACGCAAGCATACCCTCTTCCACTGGTGGCCCAGGATGAAGGAATCAACGTAA
- a CDS encoding winged helix-turn-helix domain-containing protein, translated as MLPPELQEAFRQALLEPHPRDGIWTIRNAAEWLSERLGRPVDPRRAWNWMRRLGFAPLRPRPRHRERDLAEGEAFKKTLLHGLPPEVPLPLALAGGLGV; from the coding sequence TTGCTCCCCCCAGAGCTCCAAGAGGCCTTCCGCCAGGCCCTCCTGGAACCCCATCCCCGGGACGGGATATGGACCATCCGGAACGCTGCCGAGTGGCTCTCGGAGAGGCTGGGCCGCCCCGTGGACCCGAGGCGGGCCTGGAACTGGATGAGGCGCCTGGGCTTCGCTCCCCTCCGCCCCCGCCCCCGGCACCGGGAGAGGGACCTTGCGGAGGGGGAGGCCTTCAAAAAAACTCTTCTTCACGGTCTTCCTCCTGAAGTACCTCTTCCCCTGGCTCTTGCTGGAGGTCTGGGCGTTTGA
- a CDS encoding rhamnulokinase, translating to MRPPSLHLAVDLGAESGRVALGRLEGERLEVEILHRFKNTPALLGGYLHWDLPRLWLEILEGLKKAPPGVQSLGVDGWGVDYALLGPDGDLLGLPRHYRDPHHLAAFQKVLEEIPREDIFSQTGIQFMPINTLYQLIALRDGNRALLEAAQTFLMLPDLFHHWLCGATAVEWTNVSTTQLADPRTCNWSEPLLQRLGLPRRLFSQPVPPGTPLGPLRGKVAREVGQEILVVAPCTHDTASAVAAVPAQGNSWAYISSGTWSLVGLELPQPVLTPQALAMNLTNEGGLDGTIRLLKNVMGLWLLQECRQAWGDGYSYADLAAMAEKAEPFRSLVNPDDPRFLLTHQVAGPMPERIQAYCQETGQPLPQGEAEITRTVYDSLALQYRRVVEGLEQLTGRPITRLHVVGGGSQNRLLCQLTADVSGREVWAGPAEATLIGNLLVSARAVGALPGSVREVVRASFTPEIYRPRTLPGLEAAYQRLLRLP from the coding sequence GTGCGCCCCCCCAGCCTACACCTGGCCGTGGACCTAGGCGCGGAGTCCGGGCGAGTGGCCTTGGGGCGGCTCGAGGGGGAGCGGCTCGAGGTCGAGATCCTCCACCGTTTCAAAAACACCCCGGCCCTGCTGGGCGGCTACTTGCACTGGGATCTGCCCCGGTTGTGGCTGGAAATTCTCGAGGGCTTGAAAAAAGCCCCGCCGGGCGTGCAGAGCCTGGGCGTGGACGGCTGGGGAGTGGACTACGCCCTCCTGGGGCCAGACGGCGACCTGCTGGGCCTGCCCCGCCACTACCGCGACCCCCACCACCTTGCTGCCTTCCAGAAGGTGCTGGAAGAGATCCCTCGAGAAGACATCTTCTCCCAGACCGGCATCCAGTTCATGCCGATCAACACCCTATACCAGTTGATCGCTTTACGGGACGGTAACCGGGCCCTGCTCGAGGCCGCCCAGACCTTTCTGATGCTCCCTGATCTGTTCCACCACTGGCTTTGCGGCGCGACCGCGGTGGAGTGGACCAACGTCAGCACCACCCAGCTCGCCGACCCGCGCACGTGCAATTGGTCTGAGCCGCTACTGCAACGGTTGGGGTTACCCCGACGGCTCTTCTCCCAGCCCGTGCCCCCGGGGACGCCCCTGGGGCCGTTGCGCGGCAAGGTGGCCCGGGAGGTGGGCCAGGAGATTCTAGTGGTAGCCCCCTGCACCCACGATACGGCCTCGGCAGTGGCAGCAGTACCCGCTCAGGGGAATTCCTGGGCCTACATCAGCAGCGGTACTTGGTCGCTGGTGGGTCTCGAGCTGCCCCAGCCGGTGCTAACTCCTCAGGCCCTGGCCATGAACCTGACCAACGAAGGCGGCCTGGACGGCACCATCCGCCTGCTCAAGAACGTGATGGGGTTATGGCTCTTACAAGAATGCCGCCAAGCCTGGGGCGATGGCTACAGCTATGCCGACCTCGCCGCGATGGCCGAAAAAGCCGAACCTTTCCGCTCGCTGGTTAACCCCGACGACCCGCGCTTTTTGCTCACCCACCAGGTCGCAGGGCCGATGCCCGAGCGCATCCAGGCTTACTGCCAAGAGACTGGGCAACCGCTGCCGCAGGGTGAGGCCGAGATCACCCGCACCGTCTATGACAGTCTGGCCCTACAGTACCGCCGGGTGGTGGAGGGACTCGAGCAACTTACCGGGCGCCCTATTACCCGACTGCACGTGGTCGGGGGGGGTTCACAGAACCGCTTGCTGTGCCAGCTCACCGCCGACGTGAGCGGTCGGGAGGTGTGGGCCGGTCCCGCCGAGGCCACCCTGATCGGCAACTTGCTGGTCAGTGCACGGGCCGTAGGCGCGCTACCGGGCAGTGTGCGCGAGGTGGTGCGGGCTTCCTTCACCCCCGAGATTTACCGGCCCCGCACCCTGCCGGGGCTCGAGGCGGCTTACCAGCGGCTACTGCGGTTGCCTTGA
- a CDS encoding MarR family winged helix-turn-helix transcriptional regulator yields the protein MSEDAFSEQPISSRVVTGLAKISLALKTQAWKEAGQQGLTPTQGQILTLLAQKGDRRLGEIAEALGITPATASDAVKVLVAKGLVVKNRGPGDARAVSLSLTPEGRSEAQRTALWPDFLLAAVESLEPEEQQVFLRGLVKMIAALQEKGYIAPVRMCVTCTFFRPNVHPGTARPHHCAFVDAAFGDGDLQLECADHQPAPLEQARRAL from the coding sequence ATGAGTGAGGACGCCTTCTCCGAACAACCCATAAGCAGCCGGGTGGTTACGGGCCTTGCCAAGATCAGCCTAGCCCTCAAGACCCAAGCCTGGAAGGAGGCGGGCCAACAGGGGCTTACCCCCACCCAAGGCCAAATCCTGACGCTATTAGCACAAAAAGGCGACCGGCGACTGGGGGAGATCGCCGAGGCGTTGGGTATCACCCCAGCCACTGCCAGCGACGCAGTGAAAGTGCTCGTCGCCAAGGGGCTGGTGGTCAAAAACCGGGGGCCCGGCGATGCCCGCGCTGTGAGCCTGAGCCTGACCCCTGAGGGGCGCTCCGAGGCCCAGCGCACCGCCCTGTGGCCGGATTTCCTGCTGGCGGCGGTGGAGAGCCTCGAGCCCGAGGAGCAGCAGGTCTTTCTGCGCGGTCTGGTCAAGATGATCGCTGCGCTTCAGGAGAAGGGGTATATCGCACCCGTGCGGATGTGCGTCACCTGCACTTTCTTCCGTCCCAATGTCCACCCCGGCACGGCCCGCCCGCACCACTGCGCCTTCGTGGATGCGGCATTTGGAGATGGAGATCTGCAGCTGGAATGTGCCGATCATCAACCTGCCCCGCTCGAGCAAGCACGCCGGGCGTTGTAG
- a CDS encoding protoglobin domain-containing protein — translation MQSIPGYTYGSPALGPSPLNHQDLELLKASLLFTDDDHAALRQAGEVLADQVEEILDVWYGFVAAHPHLVYYFGGPDGNPSPEYLAAVRKRFGQWILDTCQRPYDAQWLAYQHEIGLRHHRSKKNQTDGFGAAPQVPMRYIVAFIYPITVTLRPFLAKKGHPQEQVERMHQAWFKAVVLQALLWCYPYVKEGDF, via the coding sequence ATGCAGAGCATCCCCGGCTATACCTACGGCAGCCCCGCCCTCGGGCCCTCGCCGCTGAACCACCAAGATCTCGAGCTTCTCAAGGCCAGCCTCCTCTTCACCGACGATGACCACGCCGCCTTACGCCAGGCCGGGGAGGTGCTGGCTGACCAGGTGGAGGAGATCCTGGACGTGTGGTACGGTTTCGTGGCCGCCCATCCCCACCTGGTCTACTACTTCGGCGGCCCCGACGGCAACCCCAGCCCCGAATATTTGGCGGCGGTGCGCAAGCGCTTCGGGCAGTGGATCCTCGACACCTGCCAGCGGCCCTATGACGCTCAGTGGTTGGCCTACCAGCACGAGATCGGGTTGCGCCACCACCGGAGCAAGAAAAACCAGACCGATGGCTTCGGCGCGGCCCCCCAAGTGCCTATGCGCTACATCGTGGCTTTCATCTACCCCATCACCGTTACTCTGCGCCCCTTCCTGGCGAAAAAGGGCCACCCCCAGGAGCAGGTTGAGCGGATGCATCAGGCCTGGTTCAAGGCGGTGGTTTTGCAGGCCCTCTTGTGGTGTTACCCTTACGTCAAGGAGGGCGACTTTTAG